Within Tribolium castaneum strain GA2 chromosome 10, icTriCast1.1, whole genome shotgun sequence, the genomic segment CTCTatgtaaattaataagttataaGCTATGTTTATAGCTGGCGCCTGGTATTGCACCGATAAATCGATCGGGTTTTTCTCCACAGGACTAGGCTCGAAACGGCCCAAAAAAGGCGACTACGCTGCGATGGAGTACCAGAGCAAGGACGTGATTTTGCCACGAAACGACCGCAAAGGGCGCAAGCCGTGGCGGGCCCTCGTCTCCTACTGGATCCTCGGGCTCTGCAACAACTACGGATACGTCGTGATGCTCACGGCGGCCAGTGACATCATCGGAGAGTCCGAAGTAATAATCGCAATTTTGTTTTACCCGGTTGACTGAATTTTCAAATTGCGTTCGATGTTTTCAGGCAACGAACTTGCTATTTCAGATCAATTGtcttttctcaaatttttgcacaattaaATACATAAGAATTTTTAGGGCGCAAAAAGCACTGAAAGAAACTGTACATATATGTCTACAGGGGCCATTTTACTAGCCGACATTATCCCAAGCTTGCTAGTTAAGTTACTGGCGCCGTTCCTCCCTTTTTTCGTAAAGTACGAACCCAAACCGCAATCtcacattttatttgtttcgtACTTCCAGTGTAAGGGTTGCCGTTTGTATACTTTGTTCCTCAGCGGGTTTCCTTCTTGTAGCCTTTAGCCAAAACATTACAATGTCCTTGTTAGGAGTAGTCGCTACGTCCTTCTGCTCAGGGCTTGGGGAAGTGACGTATCTCCAATACAGCTCGTTCTATGACAAGTAAATCGCACAATAATAGCAACAATTGCCTAAAAATCCCTTGCAGGAATGTCGTTTCGACGTGGAGTTCGGGCACCGGCGGCGCTGGTGTTATCGGTGCCGTCTCATACTCGCTCCTGCAACAGTTAGGGCTCAAAACCACCCTATTAGTGATGCTGTTGGTCCCAGGGATGATGGCTGTGACGTGAGttacttcagtgatttttttccaGCATCGTTTCAAATTGTGCAggttttatataattttgccGAGTCCGGAAGTCATGGACGAAAATGACATACAAGCCGACGTGAACAATGAAGAAATCAAAAATCCAAAAGAAGCCTTCATGAAAAAACTCAAACACGTTCCCTCGCTTTTCAAGTACATGATTCCGTTCGGTTTGGTTTACTTCTTGGAGTATTACATAAACCAGGGAACTGTGAGTTTTAATAACCAAGCGAGTTAGAGACTATTTTGCTGGTTTTAGTTCGAATtgattaatttcgaaaatacGTTTTTGGCACCCAGTGACCAGTACAGGTGGCTTCAGGTCGCTTATCAGATCGGGGTGTTTGTGTCCCGGTCTTCGGTAAATTTCTTCCATATAAGACATATATGGGTCATGTCAGTATTACAGGTATTTCGACACAGAAAACCAGatgtctaaaaaaaattgttttttattgcgcgtttttgcactatttttgctatttttacgAGGTCCTGTTACCAACTCTGGCTGCTTCTGGTCCGGTGGTATGTAAGAGAAAACACTTGCCAGAAGGTGAAAAATacggtgaaaaaaaattactagttTACAGAATTTcactttttgtttgttgcttcAAATGTAACAGTTGATACCGTATAGTACTTTTGGAATATAGATTTCATTCTAAATTTAGTTCGGGTTTCCATCTTATTAGAACTTATGAAAAGTGTAATGTGAGTTacctatatctcaaaaactatagctgatagaaaaaatctgtttgAAGTTTTGAAATCAGCGTCCAACATTTACTtaacaacagcaaaaaaaatctgaggCAACAAAGATGTAAATGACTAAAAAGCTATGTGTACTTTCTTAAGTAAATGCTAATATGAGTTACctatatctccaaaactaggGCTAATACAAAAAATCTGTTGCCTGATAATGAAATCATTCTACAACAGCAAAAATATCATACTGCAGGCTCGTGTTATTTAACGTAAAAAACTAGTCTAGTAGACTAttcagataaaaatttaataagtaGAATAAAAACacgttagaatttttttttgtatgtacGTAATATCTTTTCGTATATTGTAACACTCGCCACTGCGTAATACTTGTTTCTTATcttaatataatatattataacgAGCTCAATTTTATGCATATAATATTGaaactaagaatttttttttggacaaATCGAGTTTTGCCGTTTGTCcctcattattaaatttgagagttaatttttttgcaggcTGTTAACGTGGTGATTTTCACCACGGAAGTCATATATTATTATATGCCGAGTTTTTGGATCATATTGGCCCTAACGTTGTGGGAGGGTCTCTTGGGAGGTGCTGCATACGTGAACACTTTCTATAGGATCTCGACTGAGGTGAGTTCGTAGCTGGCGCCCCCTCGAGTCCAACGGTGTAACTTTCGCAGGTCCGTGAAGAGAATAAGCAGTTTTCGATGGCAATTACTAGTTTTGCCGACAGTATTGGCATAACTCTAGCCGGAATCGTATCGATTTACGCACACAACGCCATCTGTAGCCTGCCGAAGCCTCAACGTTAGTTTTGTaaaggttttatttaataaataaatgatgcGTTTGATTTGGCAAATTTTATTGGCACATCGAgaaatcacaaataattttaatggagTATTATAACGTTTCAAATCTATACAGACAATGAAAAAATGGGCGTCGATGTCATAGATTTGAAACCGTGGTTAGTACGACTAATCACTCAGACTTATAAAAAACTTAATCAAATGAACACTAATAATAGGAACATGACAGTACAAAAATATTGCCACAAGTATTTCAACAAATATATCACAAATTCGCAAAAATCAATCCAAAATAAAGTGGAAAACAACCGTGGAGTTCctccaaccatttaggccTTAAATACTGTAAATTTTATCAcaccaaaagaaaaaataatactgaATGAATAAACGTATTACGCGAGTTACAAACACTTTGATTGCACTATGGCCTTGCCCCCGTCGTCATACTCTTGCTTTGACACCCAAAGTTGCTGGAATGAACCCAAAGATGTCAAAATCGAGCCGCCCGACCAAGCCCCGAATTTGCGTTCGGTGGCTCCAGGAgcactaattattttcaagcgCATactctagaaaaaaatatatatagtaaaaaaaacaaacgggAAATAATCTCACCGGAGGTGTTTTAGCAGCTAAATCGCGGTTTAACCGCTCGGTAAATCCTTGCAAATTTGAATTACCGCCAGTCACTACGACACTTCCATACATGGCCTGTCAAATCGGTGGTAGAAAAAATTCAGTATGTGCTTTACACTCACCGGTCTGATGTCAATGTCGCACATACCCACACTGGTTGTGACCAAAGGGCCAACCCCTAGAGTGGGCTGAATGCCTGATTTAATGCCTGCAATAGGGTTGAAAAGCGGTTCAGGGATTTTAAAGCGTTCAACACCGAAATCCTTATGAAAACCGTTCGGGAATTCGTAATGAATCGCGGGCATTGTTTTAACAACTTCTTCGTCGTACAAATTGTCGGAGACTTGTAATACTGAAGCTTGGAAGTCTTGCATAACTTGCTGcaattattcatttatttattattggaGGGCGTGTTGGGGACTGACTTTGATCATGTAGTTGTGCCAGGAGTCGGTGAGCTTGGCATGGAAGAGCCGTCGCTTGAAATTGGGCGCTTCTTCGGCTTTGGTAACTTCTTTCGAGGCTACCATGCAAGGAGGGACAATTTCAATTCCTTTCTCAGTTAAATAATTTCGACATTGTGTGCTCAAATAGTCTCCACCAGCTGGAGACTTAACCACAGCTTGTGTCAGCACAAAACTGTGAGGGGTACGTTATTACTAACAGTGAAACATCGCAAACACAAAGCCAACTACAAGCGTCTAAGCAACAAAAACGGTAAAGCGGcaacacatttaaaaaacaaaaagaccaaGCTATGGAATAAGTGTGGTGGGGTACCCGTCATGTACAGGAACAGCGGATGTGTGCGTAGCTCCGCTATCAACAACAAGGCAAGTCGGACGCCCATTGGCGAAGGCAGCGAGGGATGCGTTCTTAGCTAAATAAAGAGCAGGAACATTGTACTTCTCAAACATTAACTCAGTTAATTGCTCCCTCTTAGGGGCGGTTACCCATGGCGGCTCAGTGATAAGCAACGGGTGATCGTTCGGGATCGCCCGCAAAGCGTTACTGTATATATAATccaaaaaattctcaaatatCTCCCAGTTCTCAACCATACCGTCTTTCAAAAACGTCGTCAGCTCCATCTCTAAAAAAACACACCGCTGACCACCAAGCCGAAACAAACGCAACAAGCCTCCGCTGACTTTAGAAActgtatgtttaaaaaacaatactcTCTTGAAAAATATTCTCCGACAATTAGTATTATGTACAGTGGAACCTCTGTAAGTCGAAGTACttgttgttacaaaaaattcgaCAAATAGAATATTGCTTTTTATACTCCTATATTGTTCACTGTTTTATTTGACAATTATTATATTAACAAACCAAAGGAAATCGATTCACTTCATAAAATACATAACTAAACAATAATTTGTAGTATATCACACATTTAAGTGTGTTTAAGAACtctcttcaaaattttgtaaaagtatattaaaaaacaagttttataaaagttgGTTAAACTcgattaaacaatttttgtacttCAGTTAGGTTGTGGTTACGTTTTTACAACTTAGCGCCTTTATTTTTGAGCGCTTATCTCTTGCtgtattattttcttatttctctgcTCTTACgttcttcaatttttgtatttaaacgTCTCCGAGTTTACGTTTGCGTTTACGTCTGTGTTCttacaatataaataataattataaataaataaataaatataaattatacagactaaactaaaaataaggcacaaaataatatttttttattttaattctcgaacaattctattttttttttttttgataccATATTGACGGTCTGACGCCGATTGTTTTTGAGTATTGAcattattcttatttttttttatgacaactgacatttttgattagtgttttagatagtacatatttttatctctttgctaagtataaaaaacaacaaaataaagcaaaaaaaataaaaaaaaaaacaaaataaaataaaaatattagtttCTGAAAGTATTACACAAAgaactttttatcttttcgttcttgctttattttataaggggtgattatgattgttttttgtttgttatattAAAGTGTTTTCATGCCAATtatacaaatataaaaaatatataaaaaaaacattttaattgttttaaaataattaaaaaaaaattaaacaattataatttattttattatttgtgtttttttaatattatttattttttcttattacttGGAAGATAAAGGTGTGTACTGTTTGAAActgtgaacaaaaatgttggttggcatttaaaaaaattaaaaagaacgtcacaactcaaaaacgaatgacatTACAGATGTCACTATgacaaaatgtagcatttaaaaaataaaatcgttgATTTCTCAATTCGAAAATATCATATTTCAAGAAATTGTGAATCAaagacttaaattttttacccTTTTTATGACTTTCTACAGGTTTTTGgctctaaaaatataaatttttgacccaaaaaatcaaaatttgtgtaccttttagtcaaaactaatAACAAAGGTCCAAACTATGGTCAAATTTGCGCCGGGtttcaagcatttttgcaCAAACACTACTACATTAATCTCaaaattgcattatttttgagtttttaaagGTTTCGGTGCAATCTTCAGTCAGAAATTCAttcatttcgaaaaattcgaaATCAAAAAATACCATATTTTATCAGAAAACCCTTATCAAAGCATTTCAGCAGTTCGACTTACAGAGGTTCCACTGTATTatgtatttacaaatttttaagaaaaaagttaaaacccGTAGTGCTTAAAGAGGGTTATAAAATAAAGGTATAAACGGCGCATAAGAGAGTATGTTTTTTGCGAAGGCATGGCCTTAATTAACAGGGGAATTACCGGATCTCCTAACGTTGATCGAAGTAATGCCGATATTGTAGCGCTTCTGGCTGATCTCGTCATGAGAGTCCAGCCAGACCCCCACAGTCGAGGGTATGTCCAGCTTGGGGCTATCCTCACCCCCGAATCCCGCCCTGGTCGAGTTGTGGCCTATGTCGAAGACAAGGGCCCCAACTTCGTCTACAACAAGGTTATGTTTACCAAACAATGAAATCGGTGGTTAAAAACCGCCCACCGCCCCCGTAAACAGCCCCACTCATCGCTAACACCGTATCGGACACCAAAAAACACCTCTTTCAATACATATCTCAAAAGAGATTAACTTTCATGAAGAAAACATAGAAAAACGCCAGATTACCGGctgtttataaaaacaaacatgGCTGATGCAGCCAAAAactagaattttaaaatagttgcgAACGTTTTCGCCAATTGTTGAGTAATTCGcgtgaaatttttacttatgtggtgtttaaaaaaccgttCCCTCATTTTTGTTGTGCGAGTtgtggaaaaaaaaatcaaaagttacCGACTGATTTGGCGGGTTTTTATGGCggcaatttgaaaaaatgaaaggCTTTGAAGACGTAAgtataatttcaaattaatagaAACTTGCGACGCTTTTTTAGAACGACTGTCGCTTGTGTTCAAAAACATTCTGTTGCCCGAACTGCCGCATCTTACACGAGGAAAAATTCCACAACGTGAACCCGGAGTGTGAAATTTGCGTTTACGGCCGGGCTTCCCTTAAAAACGCCTCAGTTTCGCTACTAAACCACATAAAAACCGCCCATTGGCCCTTGcattgtgttttttgtaaaaaactgtttacttcTTTTGACGACCTTCTCTCGCATGATAAATGTCCTTTTAAGCTTGAAACGCTCAAAATGGAAACAACTCCAAAAACTCCAGTCACTTCACTGACAGAAACCGAAAAGCCCTCGCCTGAAGTAACCCCCTTTTACAAGGCGACTGAACACGGGGCCCTCAAAACCAGGACCATGGGGGCCACGAGCACGCCCCTGATTCACAAAGATAGCGACAAAAGCGATAAAATCACCCCGATTAATCAGAGCGAAATTATCTACCATAAATCAAGCTTGAAGCTAACAGGGTCGTCGAATTTCAGCGACTCCAAGAAAAGCGACCGCAGGGTCACTTTTTCGGAAACCCCCTTTGTGAGTGAAATGTGCAAAAAGCCCAAGTATTTACCTTTGCCTAAACGTAAGTCTTGCATTCACATGTGGCAATGACGAACGTGTTTTTGCAGAAATAACGAATGAAAATTCAAACGTTTCCAATGGTAAAAAACAAGTCGTTTTGcttgtttttcagtttttgtttcaGACGACTCAACCGATGAACTGGAATTGTACAAAACAGCCCCTCACACAATTCTAGAATGCGAAGAAAAGGAGAATTTAGATAACATTGGCGTATTTAATAATTGTGACGCTAATAACGACGGGACCTTATgggaaagtgctttaacaaaattggATTTCAGCGGCTGTAATAACATCATTGAGAAGATTGACAACAAAACGAATAATTTTAACGTTTCGCTGCAAATAAATGTGTTCAGCCCGCCAAATAGTCCAAAATCGAAAAGCAACGACGCTGACTTGTCTTTGAATAAATCCACAAACATTTGGTCCTCTGTGACAAGCATGGTCAAGTCGGTCGTGAGCAACATCTCAATGACGGCGCAGAGTAGTTTTTGTAAacgatttagtgcgaatttttGTCATGACTTAATTTTGGCTTTCAGCAGGCGTAGGTCTCAAAAGGCCGCAGCCTGATAATGACGCACTTTGCGACGCCCCACATTTGAAGAGAATGAAACTGACCGACATTAAGTGCCGACGGCCAATCAGGACCATAAGTCCCTTGTATCAAATAAGACTCGCACGCCCCCGTTATGTAGACAAAGCGACTCAAACCGACTAAATTTGGATGTGATTTTTACCAAACTACATTTAACTAcccttttttgtatttaatgtaattactttgaaataaattatgtgataattaacttgatttttttttcgctaATTTCGAAAACACGTcgtataaaatgtaaaataatatcacaaataaacatttttttcatgtttgtaTTAATATAAAACTTCTAATATAGAACTTTCCCCcaataaaattcttatttttttattttgagaatCAAGCTTGTGAATTCACATAATAAAGTTACCACTAATAAAGATGTTGCTAGTCGGcagtaattaaaaacaattcattTGGGAAGAAAGAAGGTGTAGAAGTGTGTAGGCCAttaggtttaaaaaaaaaaaattatgtaacaaTATGGTAAGAATTAATTGTGCGGTCCTGTTACGTTGGACGTGATTTCGAGAGAAACTAGGatttaattatcatttttgtatttaatatatttacattttgaaataaattatgtaataaGCTATAATGTCTTTCGTATTTGTGTTAATATTTATATTGAAATGTAACATACTGCAGTTtgcaaaagtatttaaaacgTAGCAACATAATCGAATCAATGAATACAAAGTACATAtcacaaataaacatttttcatgtttatGTGGATACCCTGAATCGCAAGAATTATCCGATTGAGTACATTTAGGAttctattaaataataattacccaTAGAAGCCTATAAACCATACAGTTCTAAGCTAACATGTATGTATAACAATAATGTGATTACATCAACGTAGATTACAATACATATCACAAAATGGTGATCTGCAACATCAACCGATCAAGAAATGTTATATGTAGCAACTTCAAAAGAAACATTAATCACAGacaatttaactaaattaaaagagGGAGCTGTAAACTAATTAACGTAAATGCGCCAAGTCTTAAGTAGTAAGAGCTTAAGTTAAGTTGAGATTCAATTTGCCACCCTCACGATTCGGTCCGTTTCCAGCTCTCTCCCCGAATGATATGCAAAAAGTAAGAAACCAGTAGCAATAAAAAGCAAACTGTAGAATGAAATGTTCGTTGTTGAAACAGTTAATGATAGTCGTTATGAGAGTGTTTAAGTACACATTGCACTTAGTAATGGATAAAATCGCACCGTTTAAGAGTTGTCACTTGGACTCTAAATATATTTACATGTAACAGCAACACAGCAACATCTAAGACAAGACACGCACAGGTACATGAATACAGAATTAACGGAATATGTTGATCAGTTAAACAACCAACTCTCAGTATTACTCGGGCATCATCTGCAATCGAAAGAATCTCGGATCAGTCTCGAAAACAAAGAAACGatctaataaatattaaaactagAGATGTCTCGTCACAGAAAATCACAGATGTATATTATTCCCGAAAAGAATGCTTCTCTTATGTACAAGACACGAAAGCGAAAAGGagaattaaaactataaaaatcgCGGCATAGGAGTGTGGTAAGATTGCGAATCAGACCTCAGGTGAGGGTACGTCGAGGGTTGGTACCGCCTGTAGGACATCGGGTGGTGCAGCGACCCGGCCATCTGGGCGTGCAGATGGGTGGCCCCATCCCCCAAGTCCAGCTCCATCTCCTGCTGCTCCTGCAGCTGCATCTGGCCCAAGGTCGCCGTCGCCATCGCCACGTCGGGCATTATATCCGACAAATGCCCATCGCTGCACGAACTGCTCTCGGGCTCCGTCGCAAACCGGAACTCCCCCTCGGGGATCACCGCCGGCAGCTCGTGCCTCTGCGAGTACGCCCCAGGCCTCGGAAACGTCATATTGCGACTATAGCACCCCCTGAGCCCCTTATTCGGCGATATTGTGTGGCTCTCAGCATTATCATCGCTCTCAGGGAGACAATAGCAGTTCTCCAACATATCGGCCACTGGGTCAGGCAGATTGAACTCGCGGACGACCCGGAGCCGGATCTGCCGGTTGATTTCATGACGTGAGGATAAAGGCATGTTAAGGGCACGTTGACAGCTCGGCGATTGGCGGAGTTTTTGTTCCCGTTTCAACATTGCGTTCATAACCGCCGGGTCTGGCACTGGAAGAACCGAAGCCAAAACATCAACCCCGGCGGCCCCATGCACCCGTGGCTTGTCCTCGACCATGTACAGCGTATCGGGAATGTCGGGCATGTACCGGCGGCGCATTCGCATTATTTCAACTTCTTGGACCAACTGATCTTCCACAAGAACCTTAACCTCGTCATAGTATGGCATAAACAGGCGCGGTTGTACGAATAAACCATTATTCTTATCACCCCTAATCCACGCGTTCACCCTCAGATTCTCCCGGTCGCCGCCTATCATATGGCTGGGGGGAGTGCTAACCAAGCCACGTCGAATCGCCTGGTTTAGAATATCACTATTGGGGGGCAGTACGTGGTCCATGCGGACCAATGGAAGCAAATCGGATAAAATCTCGCGAAGCTCGACATCACTCAAATCGCGCTTTTTCACACCTTTGCGGGCCACCGAATGCGCGGTGTGACTCACAATGTTCGGTTCTGTAAACCacaattagaaaaattcaatCGGTAGCCGCGCGCGCTTACCCCGATCCTCCATCCTACGAACCAACTCGTTCTCGCCCCATTTCAGTACAGCGTGGAGGATTTCCAGCTCGGAGGCTTGCAAAAACGGACTTTTCAACACCTCGATCAGGTGAGCCTTGTCCAGTTGGTGCAACACCGGGGACTGGGCCACCGGTTGGAACTCCTCGCGCAAGTAATGCAGCGcctgcaaaaattacaatggTTGTATGTTTCTTTAGCCTGACGATATTTGAAACGTTGCAACTCGTAATTACCTGTCGGTGGACCCAGGCCGATCCGTGCGGTTGTTTGGCCCATTGAAGTACTGTGGGGAGTGTGTCAAGCGACAAccattctaaaattaaatcttcaCAGCCTTGTGAGAGAATATCTAGTTCGAGGAACCGTCCGATTTGATATAACTCCATGGCTTCCTCCAGGGGTGACGGCCGCGCCCGTCCGGTGTGAGTAAGTGCTTGGGCTTCGCCTAGACCGCCCCCACAGCCACCGCGTGAAATTAACGAGAGATCAACGTGATCTAAATAAATAGCGTGTAGTAGAACGCGTGCGTACCTGAAACGAGTGGCTTAAGTCAGGTCAAGGTGAGTCGCGTCGAGTTACCGTTTAGGTATGACTGATTCGTCGAGTACGATTCTGGTAGGTATGTGTAAGGCTCGTTCTGTGTGCTCCTCGCCGCTCCTCGATCGCCTTTGTAGCAGGTTCCGGAAGAAGGGCGATCGAGCGGAGAGTATGGCTTTGTGGCATGGTAATTCTAATTTTGGCCTAAAACCGTATTCCGAACTGCCCGAATCGGGCCTCTGGCAGTCGGAACCGTCGGAAGTGAACACTAGAGCAGCATCGGCGTAGTCGCCAATTTCAAGTAAGTAACGCAGATCGGCTTCCAAGGCATTGGGTGTTCCGAACTCCTCTCGCAGCCGCCTCAGGAGGTTGATATCGATGTTGGTATCGTGCGGACAGATGTCCCCGGTGTACAGATATCGCAAAAGCGCCGAGAACAGCTGGACATCGACCGTGGCCGTTCTCAATTCGAGACATATTCGAGCGCCGTAGCCGGGACACCCGGCGAGTAAGTCTCTAAAATAAGGGCACCTGGCGGAGAGTAGGGCGCGGTGGATGGGAAAGCAAGCCCCTCTGTACACCAAATCGGCATCGGTGCAGTACTTGAAGTCGTACAAGGCGGAGAGGTCCTGCTTGAAGGTGGCGGCCGGCGGCCGCGCCAGCTCGGCTTGAACACAGAGATCTTTCAAAGCGGCCAACGCCTCGTACTCCTCCAGCAAGGCCGCCACCTCCAGAGGACTCCAGTCAGACACCAGCTCGCGCAGCATCCTTCCGTGGTCGCACGCCTTCGACGATCTTCTCCGACGTATGAACTTCTTCTTCAAGGTGGCAAAACcagtcactttctttttacgCTCCCGTACGATCACCCCAATCGTGTCCCTGAACGGAGGCGTGCAAGGATCCGCGACTCCCATGCTGTTGGGCATAGGACCAGCCTCGACACCGGGTGCCGTGGAAGCGTTCACGCCCATCCTGTGGACGAACTCCTCAGTCATGCACTGCTCGTTGCCAACACTCCACCAACTGTGCTGCAGTGCACACGGAAAGAGGCAGCCAAATAAGTTCATAGTTTGCCCAGACTACAGCCTGACATGCAGACACAGCCTAAACACAAACAACCCCTAATTAATCACACAGACATCATTACCATCGCGCCAAAACATGCCCACACATATTAATAATAGCGATATTAACATTTTCACGCGTTTTATTCCTTTACCCGCACGCAACCCCTATTTTGTCCTTAACGGTTCCTCAACAACAAAACAATTCTTGTTTGAAACAGATGACATCGTCCAGTTAAATACGCcttcaaatcaaaatttggagcaaatacttgattttttttattgttctttAACCCCCTGGAAAGGGTTTTATTCCAGATTTATCAAAGTAGGTAAAAGCTAAGATAAAGCTAtaggaatttaatttttttgcacaaaattccTCACTGACGTATGCACACAAGCTTTAGTATTGATGGAagaaaaatcagaaattaagtacaaaaaattcttaaataacTTCAATTTCAGATTTCCGATGAAAACCAAAATGGGTTTCAAATTCGTATCGAGCAACCcagtaaattattaaaaaagattttcagcgaaatttaaatttaaaatcccCCGTAAATATGACAGAAGACACTTTTTTGTCCATTTATTTCCGAACAAATGTTTTGCGGCTTGAGATAAAACTGTTATGTACCTAAGCGTCCTCAGTCGTTTGTTCGTGTCTGAATTGTGCTA encodes:
- the LOC659490 gene encoding BTB/POZ domain-containing protein 7; the encoded protein is MNLFGCLFPCALQHSWWSVGNEQCMTEEFVHRMGVNASTAPGVEAGPMPNSMGVADPCTPPFRDTIGVIVRERKKKVTGFATLKKKFIRRRRSSKACDHGRMLRELVSDWSPLEVAALLEEYEALAALKDLCVQAELARPPAATFKQDLSALYDFKYCTDADLVYRGACFPIHRALLSARCPYFRDLLAGCPGYGARICLELRTATVDVQLFSALLRYLYTGDICPHDTNIDINLLRRLREEFGTPNALEADLRYLLEIGDYADAALVFTSDGSDCQRPDSGSSEYGFRPKLELPCHKAILSARSPFFRNLLQRRSRSGEEHTERALHIPTRIVLDESVIPKRYARVLLHAIYLDHVDLSLISRGGCGGGLGEAQALTHTGRARPSPLEEAMELYQIGRFLELDILSQGCEDLILEWLSLDTLPTVLQWAKQPHGSAWVHRQALHYLREEFQPVAQSPVLHQLDKAHLIEVLKSPFLQASELEILHAVLKWGENELVRRMEDREPNIVSHTAHSVARKGVKKRDLSDVELREILSDLLPLVRMDHVLPPNSDILNQAIRRGLVSTPPSHMIGGDRENLRVNAWIRGDKNNGLFVQPRLFMPYYDEVKVLVEDQLVQEVEIMRMRRRYMPDIPDTLYMVEDKPRVHGAAGVDVLASVLPVPDPAVMNAMLKREQKLRQSPSCQRALNMPLSSRHEINRQIRLRVVREFNLPDPVADMLENCYCLPESDDNAESHTISPNKGLRGCYSRNMTFPRPGAYSQRHELPAVIPEGEFRFATEPESSSCSDGHLSDIMPDVAMATATLGQMQLQEQQEMELDLGDGATHLHAQMAGSLHHPMSYRRYQPSTYPHLRSDSQSYHTPMPRFL